In a single window of the Dreissena polymorpha isolate Duluth1 chromosome 3, UMN_Dpol_1.0, whole genome shotgun sequence genome:
- the LOC127873459 gene encoding uncharacterized protein LOC127873459 isoform X2, whose translation MDRSLKILKQKHTATLRLRRVNEVHNRLLEDKIRVLNTKFIRESKELLKVTRSLKEEMEEYEPTRLPDRLPRIESAALIESRSSSRQSGRFQNGRQGGIPRDQICQSCLFDSTNTTLRCRHFPCFLPMTYNSLSVLPKPQTYSVVSNYKQLLSRCKDLRPPTSPNKHRQVLEFIEEMPIEESRAPRTTVREKLRGLKLLVKEMKERNEKTKPRDWAINYGEPMPRRLLSKPVKTVC comes from the exons ATGGACCGTAGCCTGAAGATCCTAAAGCAGAAACACACGGCCACACTGCGCCTGCGCAGGGTCAACGAGGTGCACAACCGCCTCCTTGAGGACAAGATACG AGTGCTTAACACAAAGTTCATCCGCGAATCTAAAGAGCTGCTGAAGGTGACACGATCTCTAAAGGAAGAAATGGAAGAGTATGAACCGACTCGACTTCCAGATCGATTACCCAGAATTGAATCGGCCGCGCTAATCGAGTCACGCTCATCCAGTCGACAGAGCGGAAggtttcaaaatggccgccaaggtgGAATACCGCGAGACCAAATTTGCCAATCATGCCTCTTCGATTCAACGAACACTACGCTGCGCTGTCGTCATTTTCCGTGCTTTTTACCGATGACGTACAACAGTTTAAGCGTGTTACCAAAACCTCAAACGTACTCGGTGGTGAGCAACTATAAACAATTACTTAGCAGATGCAAGGACTTGCGTCCCCCGACATCGCCGAACAAACACCGACAAGTGCTGGAATTTATAGAAGAGATGCCAATAGAAGAGTCACGCGCTCCAAGAACGACGGTAAGGGAGAAACTCCGGGGCCTCAAACTACTTGTTAAAGAGATGAAAGAACGCAATGAGAAGACGAAACCAAGGGACTGGGCAATCAACTATGGGGAGCCAATGCCACGGCGCCTCTTGTCTAAACCTGTTAAAACCGTGTGCTAA
- the LOC127873459 gene encoding uncharacterized protein LOC127873459 isoform X1 encodes MSRIIMTPLNLGSLGQTTATPRQTLSRQSNVSSNSQLTSSRQSKTPSVLSQTTSIADSEVSKELSTSPRRRCEDESEMDRSLKILKQKHTATLRLRRVNEVHNRLLEDKIRVLNTKFIRESKELLKVTRSLKEEMEEYEPTRLPDRLPRIESAALIESRSSSRQSGRFQNGRQGGIPRDQICQSCLFDSTNTTLRCRHFPCFLPMTYNSLSVLPKPQTYSVVSNYKQLLSRCKDLRPPTSPNKHRQVLEFIEEMPIEESRAPRTTVREKLRGLKLLVKEMKERNEKTKPRDWAINYGEPMPRRLLSKPVKTVC; translated from the exons ATGTCGCGGATTATTATGACGCCGTTGAACCTCGGGTCTCTAGGACAAACGACGGCAACGCCACGTCAAACACTGTCACGTCAGTCGAACGTCTCTTCGAACTCACAGCTGACGTCATCACGTCAATCGAAAACACCGTCCGTGTTGTCACAGACAACGTCCATAGCTGACAGCGAAGTCTCCAaagaatt GTCGACGTCTCCGCGGCGTCGCTGTGAGGATGAGAGCGAGATGGACCGTAGCCTGAAGATCCTAAAGCAGAAACACACGGCCACACTGCGCCTGCGCAGGGTCAACGAGGTGCACAACCGCCTCCTTGAGGACAAGATACG AGTGCTTAACACAAAGTTCATCCGCGAATCTAAAGAGCTGCTGAAGGTGACACGATCTCTAAAGGAAGAAATGGAAGAGTATGAACCGACTCGACTTCCAGATCGATTACCCAGAATTGAATCGGCCGCGCTAATCGAGTCACGCTCATCCAGTCGACAGAGCGGAAggtttcaaaatggccgccaaggtgGAATACCGCGAGACCAAATTTGCCAATCATGCCTCTTCGATTCAACGAACACTACGCTGCGCTGTCGTCATTTTCCGTGCTTTTTACCGATGACGTACAACAGTTTAAGCGTGTTACCAAAACCTCAAACGTACTCGGTGGTGAGCAACTATAAACAATTACTTAGCAGATGCAAGGACTTGCGTCCCCCGACATCGCCGAACAAACACCGACAAGTGCTGGAATTTATAGAAGAGATGCCAATAGAAGAGTCACGCGCTCCAAGAACGACGGTAAGGGAGAAACTCCGGGGCCTCAAACTACTTGTTAAAGAGATGAAAGAACGCAATGAGAAGACGAAACCAAGGGACTGGGCAATCAACTATGGGGAGCCAATGCCACGGCGCCTCTTGTCTAAACCTGTTAAAACCGTGTGCTAA